A window of the Dioscorea cayenensis subsp. rotundata cultivar TDr96_F1 chromosome 14, TDr96_F1_v2_PseudoChromosome.rev07_lg8_w22 25.fasta, whole genome shotgun sequence genome harbors these coding sequences:
- the LOC120275045 gene encoding LOW QUALITY PROTEIN: arginine decarboxylase-like (The sequence of the model RefSeq protein was modified relative to this genomic sequence to represent the inferred CDS: deleted 1 base in 1 codon) codes for MSKRCLIECLSSFAMFSLPSSFVLDLSNARLHSYENSPVTRFSCTCGRKHNVITSESVAGDTRKHGSASLITERISGADNPVTGCLPTAKLASAPLLQAMKISAEKDVACFHFPGHNRGKAVPQLMSQLIGPETFRYDLSALPELKDLFSPDGVISDAQKRAAELFGSSETWFLVGGTSCGVQASIMATCSPGETLILPRNAHYSAISGLILSGAVPKYIMPEYNSQWDIPGGITALQVEKAIEELKEDGKTAAAVLITSPTYHGICSNVREIVKLCHSHSIPVIVDEAHGAHFRFHPEFPSTALEQGADLAVQSTHKVLNSLTQSSMLHMSGNLVDRDTVSKCLQTLQSSSPNYLLLASLDAARAQFSENPLGIFNKTMDLSLEAKGKISRIPGVSILNLPSFTSGFPTIDPLRLTLGVSQLQISGYTANDIIEQKLNIYSELQGSQSITFAINLGTQRECIQRLVFGMDHISATFYQKSDQLRRNADKVCAPFDDITMKLSPREAFFSKKRKASIGESFEQVCGEMVCSYPPGIPVLIPGEVITEKALLYLLDVKKMGAAISGAADHQLNSIVVCNV; via the exons ATGAGCAAAAGGTGTTTGATTGAATGTCTTTCATCGTTTGCCATGTTCTCTCTTCCTTCGAGTTTCGTGCTAGACCTCTCTAATGCCCGTCTTCATTCTTATGAGAACTCTCCCGTCACTCGGTTTAGCTGTACCTGTGGACGTAAGCACAATGTCATCACTTCG GAAAGTGTTGCAGGAGATACCAGGAAACATGGTAGCGCCTCATTGATCACTGAAAGAATCTCCGGTGCTGACAATCCAGTCACAGGATGTCTGCCCACTGCTAAATTGGCTTCTGCTCCTCTGCTTCAAGCaatgaaaatttctgcagaaaaaGATGTAGCCTGTTTTCACTTCCCTGGTCATAACCGAGGGAAAGCTGTTCCACAATTAATGTCTCAACTTATCGGCCCAGAAACATTTAGGTATGACCTCTCTGCCCTTCCTGAACTCAAGGATCTTTTCTCTCCCGATGGAGTAATCTCAGATGCTCAAAAACGAGCTGCTGAATTGTTTGGATCATCGGAAACTTGGTTTCTGGTGGGAGGCACCAGTTGTGGAGTCCAGGCATCAATTATGGCCACTTGTTCCCCTGGTGAAACACTCATCCTTCCAAGGAACGCACACTATTCTGCAATCTCTGGTCTAATTTTATCTGGTGCAGTACCGAAATACATCATGCCAGAATACAATTCTCAGTGGGACATTCCTGGCGGAATCACTGCATTACAGGTTGAGAAAGCCATTGAAGAATTGAAGGAAGACGGTAAAACAGCAGCTGCAGTTCTCATCACTTCTCCAACTTATCATGGAATTTGCAGCAATGTGAGAGAAATTGTAAAACTTTGCCACTCACATAGCATTCCAGTTATAGTTGATGAAGCTCATGGTGCACATTTCAGGTTCCATCCTGAGTTTCCGAGCACTGCTCTTGAACAAGGTGCAGACTTAGCAGTACAATCAACTCACAAGGTTCTCAACTCTCTGACACAATCCTCTATGTTGCATATGTCC GGCAATCTTGTAGACAGAGACACCGTGAGCAAATGCCTTCAAACTCTTCAAAGCTCAAGCCCGAATTATCTCCTTCTTGCATCATTGGATGCCGCAAGAGCTCAGTTTAGTGAGAATCCACTTGGCATTTTCAACAAGACCATGGATTTATCACTAGAAGCCAAGGGCAAGATTAGCAGAATACCAGGAGTCTCAATCCTGAATTTACCGAGCTTCACTTCAGGCTTCCCCACCATTGATCCTCTACGCCTCACTCTCGGTGTATCACAGCTCCAAATTTCAGGCTACACGGCTAATGACATAATAGAACAGAAACTAAATATCTACTCCGAGTTACAAGGGAGCCAATCAATAACATTTGCAATCAATTTAGGTACTCAAAGAGAGTGCATTCAAAGACTTGTTTTCGGAATGGATCACATATCTGCTACTTTCTATCAGAAAAGTGACCAATTAAGAAGAAATGCTGATAAAGTTTGTGCACCGTTTGATGATATTACGATGAAATTGAGTCCCAGAGAGGCTTTTTTTTCGAAGAAAAGAAAAGCCAGCATCGGAGAAAGCTTCGAGCAGGTATGTGGAGAGATGGTATGTTCATATCCACCTGGAATTCCGGTTCTAATCCCTGGTGAAGTTATTACTGAAAAAGCGTTGTTGTATCTTTTGGATGTCAAGAAAATGGGTGCTGCAATTAGTGGAGCTGCTGATCATCAACTGAATTCCATTGTTGTTTGCAATGTTTAG